In the genome of Solibacillus silvestris, one region contains:
- a CDS encoding Cro/Cl family transcriptional regulator, protein MQIGSKIKALRIKKGLTQEELGERTDLSKGYISQLERDLNSPSIETLFNLLEVLGCTPRDFFDDTQENEKIVFTKDDQTCFIDQDKKYEIEWLIPTSNEKEMEPVFITLQKDAEFKAFEPSLAETFIYVQNGRIRVVLGNDEYIASEGDAVYYEASSNHQIFNAHSGITKLLLVATQSYL, encoded by the coding sequence ATGCAAATTGGTTCAAAAATTAAAGCCTTGCGCATAAAAAAGGGGTTAACCCAGGAAGAGCTCGGAGAACGTACAGATTTATCGAAGGGCTATATTTCTCAACTTGAGCGAGACTTAAATTCCCCTTCCATCGAAACATTGTTTAACTTACTGGAAGTTCTCGGGTGTACACCGCGAGACTTTTTTGATGATACGCAAGAAAATGAAAAAATTGTTTTCACAAAAGATGATCAAACATGCTTTATTGATCAGGATAAAAAATATGAAATTGAATGGCTTATTCCTACTTCTAACGAGAAAGAAATGGAGCCTGTTTTCATTACATTGCAAAAAGATGCAGAATTTAAAGCATTTGAGCCGTCACTGGCAGAGACCTTCATCTATGTGCAAAATGGACGGATTCGAGTCGTTTTGGGCAATGATGAATACATAGCAAGTGAAGGTGATGCCGTATATTACGAAGCATCTTCCAACCATCAAATTTTCAATGCGCACAGTGGCATAACAAAATTGCTCCTTGTCGCGACACAATCATATTTATAA
- a CDS encoding spermidine/putrescine ABC transporter permease, protein MNKTAKGPLIPYVFWIILFVIAPIALIVYYSVLDLNGNFTLANYAKFFTPVYLKMTLSSFWYAFLITLFTLLFAYPTAYLLTKTKHKQLWLMLIIIPSWINLLLKTYAFIGIFGLYGPINALIEVFGFDPKQILFTDFSFVFVSVYIFIPFMIIPIFNSLDKMNPSLIYASRDLGANAWTTFRRVIFPLTIDGVKSGIQVTFIPALSLFMITRLIAGNQVITLGTAIEQQFLVSQNWGMGSTIAVFLILFMVLTMLFTKQKSKGGRV, encoded by the coding sequence ATGAATAAAACAGCTAAAGGACCGTTAATCCCCTACGTATTTTGGATAATTTTATTCGTTATCGCACCAATTGCGTTAATCGTCTATTATTCTGTTCTTGATTTGAACGGGAACTTTACATTGGCCAACTATGCGAAGTTCTTTACACCGGTTTATTTGAAAATGACATTGAGCAGTTTCTGGTATGCGTTTTTAATAACATTATTCACATTATTATTTGCCTACCCTACTGCCTACTTACTGACAAAAACGAAGCATAAACAACTATGGCTTATGCTGATTATTATCCCTTCTTGGATTAACCTGCTGTTAAAAACATACGCATTTATCGGCATTTTCGGTTTATACGGTCCGATCAATGCACTGATCGAAGTGTTTGGTTTTGATCCAAAGCAAATTTTATTTACAGACTTTAGTTTCGTATTTGTATCGGTCTATATTTTCATTCCGTTTATGATTATTCCGATTTTCAATTCATTGGACAAAATGAATCCTTCACTTATTTATGCTTCACGTGATTTAGGGGCAAATGCATGGACAACTTTCCGCCGTGTCATTTTCCCGCTGACAATCGACGGCGTAAAATCAGGTATTCAAGTAACGTTCATTCCGGCACTGTCACTGTTTATGATTACACGTTTAATCGCCGGAAACCAGGTCATTACTTTAGGGACGGCGATCGAGCAACAATTCCTCGTTTCCCAAAACTGGGGTATGGGTTCGACAATTGCCGTGTTCTTAATTTTATTCATGGTGCTCACAATGCTGTTCACGAAACAAAAATCTAAAGGAGGACGTGTCTGA
- a CDS encoding potassium transporter Trk, whose product MKKEFVVIGLGRFGGSIVRELVKQGANVMAIDTDSERVDEYARIATQAVVADTTEEETIKSLGLWNFEHVIVAIGEDIQSSILTTLILKELGVPQITVKAQNDYHEKVLLKIGADFVVHPERDMGIRIANNMMSNSVLDYLEISGEHSIMEVKANESIAGQSLIELDVRAKYGLNIVGITRGEEIMISPNATERIQVGDVLLIIGADVDINRFVKKVIQK is encoded by the coding sequence ATGAAAAAAGAATTCGTAGTAATAGGTCTTGGTCGTTTTGGAGGAAGTATTGTACGTGAACTCGTTAAACAGGGAGCCAATGTAATGGCCATTGATACAGATAGTGAACGTGTCGATGAATATGCCCGGATTGCCACACAGGCTGTAGTAGCAGATACGACAGAAGAGGAAACGATCAAATCACTCGGTTTATGGAATTTCGAACATGTCATTGTAGCCATTGGAGAAGATATCCAGTCGAGTATTTTAACGACGCTTATTTTAAAAGAGCTCGGCGTTCCGCAAATTACAGTGAAGGCGCAAAACGACTACCATGAAAAAGTATTGCTGAAAATCGGTGCGGACTTTGTTGTGCATCCTGAACGTGATATGGGAATCCGGATCGCCAATAACATGATGTCAAATAGTGTTCTTGACTACTTGGAGATTTCGGGTGAACATTCCATCATGGAAGTTAAGGCAAACGAAAGTATTGCCGGCCAGTCGCTCATTGAACTCGATGTACGTGCAAAATACGGCTTGAATATCGTCGGCATTACGCGCGGAGAGGAAATTATGATTTCCCCAAATGCAACAGAACGCATTCAAGTAGGGGATGTCCTGCTCATTATCGGCGCAGATGTCGATATTAACCGGTTTGTAAAGAAGGTCATTCAGAAGTAA
- a CDS encoding spermidine/putrescine ABC transporter ATP-binding protein, with translation MDNTIIRFENVTKSYDDGTVVLKNINFELERGKFYTLLGPSGCGKTTILRIIAGFTDASTGDVFFNGKRINDVPANERQVNTVFQDYALFPHLNVFENVAFGLRIKKVKEAEVKERVQEALKFVNLAGYGSREISEMSGGQRQRVAIARAIVNDPDVILLDEPLSALDLKLRTEMQYELRELQQRLGKTFIFVTHDQEEALAMSDEIFVLSQGEIKQSGTPVDIYDEPINRFVADFIGESNIVDGIMIEDYRVKFAGKEFECVDAGMKPNEKIDIVIRPEDLEITTPENGKLIVTVDTQLFRGVHYELSTYDKDGNEWLVHSLKKAEVGAEIGLDFDPEAIHVMRLNETEEDFDKRLEAYGDEEHE, from the coding sequence ATGGATAACACAATTATTCGCTTTGAAAATGTCACAAAATCATATGATGACGGAACAGTAGTATTAAAAAATATTAACTTTGAATTGGAACGAGGCAAATTCTACACATTACTCGGACCATCAGGGTGCGGGAAGACGACAATTTTACGTATTATCGCTGGGTTTACCGATGCTTCTACGGGGGATGTTTTCTTCAATGGAAAACGAATTAATGATGTACCTGCAAATGAACGCCAAGTAAACACAGTATTTCAGGATTATGCGCTCTTCCCTCACTTGAATGTTTTTGAAAATGTAGCATTCGGCTTACGTATCAAAAAAGTGAAAGAAGCTGAAGTGAAAGAACGTGTGCAGGAAGCACTGAAGTTTGTTAACTTGGCAGGCTACGGCAGCCGCGAAATTTCAGAAATGTCTGGTGGTCAGCGTCAGCGTGTTGCAATTGCGCGTGCGATTGTAAATGATCCGGATGTAATTTTACTCGATGAGCCTTTATCTGCACTTGATTTAAAATTGCGTACAGAAATGCAATATGAGCTTCGCGAACTGCAGCAGCGTCTTGGCAAAACATTTATATTTGTTACGCATGACCAGGAAGAAGCGCTAGCGATGAGTGATGAAATATTTGTTCTTTCTCAAGGCGAAATTAAACAATCCGGTACACCTGTTGATATTTATGATGAGCCAATCAACCGTTTTGTTGCGGACTTTATCGGTGAATCCAATATTGTAGACGGAATCATGATTGAAGATTACCGTGTTAAATTTGCTGGAAAAGAGTTTGAATGTGTCGATGCAGGGATGAAGCCGAATGAAAAAATCGATATTGTCATTCGTCCTGAAGACTTGGAAATAACAACACCTGAAAACGGTAAGCTGATCGTAACAGTAGATACACAGTTGTTCCGTGGCGTACACTACGAATTATCGACATATGATAAAGACGGCAATGAATGGCTTGTCCATTCATTGAAAAAAGCGGAAGTTGGAGCGGAAATTGGGCTGGACTTTGATCCGGAAGCAATTCACGTAATGCGTTTAAACGAAACGGAAGAAGATTTTGATAAACGTCTGGAAGCGTATGGGGATGAAGAACATGAATAA
- a CDS encoding spermidine/putrescine ABC transporter permease — MKKLSAMSKVYLLFVFAILYAPIFYLIFYSFNSGGSMNNFESFTLEHYAAVFDDSRLIIILLNTVLVALLSGLIATIIGTLGAVGIVSLKDKKMRNTLLSLNNVLIVSPDVVIGASFLILFTMIGVKLGFASVLVSHIAFSVPIVVLMVLPKLLEMNTSLIDAARDLGATKRDVLTRVILPYISPGIFAGFFMALTYSLDDFAVTFFVTGNGFSTLSVEIYSMARAGISLTINAISGLVFAVTVLIVIGYYFINKGSKSVATGGQR, encoded by the coding sequence ATGAAAAAGTTGTCCGCTATGTCGAAAGTATATTTACTTTTCGTATTCGCGATCCTTTACGCACCCATATTTTATTTAATTTTCTACTCCTTTAATAGTGGCGGCAGCATGAATAATTTCGAATCATTCACACTTGAGCACTATGCGGCTGTATTTGATGATTCACGATTAATTATTATTTTGCTGAATACAGTACTCGTTGCCCTTTTATCAGGTTTAATTGCAACGATTATCGGAACGCTCGGAGCAGTCGGTATTGTATCACTGAAAGACAAAAAGATGCGCAATACATTGCTTTCGTTAAATAATGTTTTGATTGTTTCACCTGACGTTGTCATCGGTGCAAGCTTCTTAATTTTATTTACGATGATCGGTGTAAAACTAGGATTCGCTTCTGTACTTGTATCGCATATTGCGTTCAGTGTACCTATCGTTGTACTCATGGTTTTACCTAAATTGCTTGAAATGAACACTTCCCTAATTGATGCTGCACGAGACTTAGGTGCAACGAAACGCGATGTATTAACACGTGTTATTTTACCGTATATTTCACCAGGGATTTTTGCCGGATTCTTTATGGCGTTGACTTATTCTCTAGATGATTTCGCGGTTACATTTTTCGTAACAGGAAATGGCTTCAGTACATTATCTGTAGAAATTTACTCAATGGCCCGTGCCGGCATTTCGTTAACTATCAATGCCATTTCCGGGTTAGTATTTGCTGTAACGGTATTAATAGTAATCGGTTACTACTTTATTAACAAAGGTTCAAAATCAGTAGCAACGGGGGGACAACGATGA
- a CDS encoding TetR family transcriptional regulator codes for MKEVKVDPRIRRTRKLIMDAFIELSSQKEFKDITVKDITAEAMINRATFYYHFEDIYDLLDKSLSEVLLVNLDCDTYKSSELNEEVLSSIFKVITDFQMSLSTRCHRGYEDTIARIIREQLEIIFYQMLLKQRANEDMQALKLTALMLSWGIYGASVEWKRSGEKVEPETYIKSVIPYIMSGIRRM; via the coding sequence ATGAAGGAAGTAAAAGTAGACCCTAGAATACGCCGTACACGTAAACTGATCATGGATGCTTTTATAGAGCTTTCAAGTCAGAAGGAATTTAAGGATATAACGGTTAAGGATATTACAGCTGAAGCTATGATTAACCGTGCCACTTTCTATTATCATTTTGAAGATATTTATGATCTGTTGGATAAATCATTATCGGAAGTACTATTAGTTAATTTAGATTGTGATACGTACAAAAGCAGTGAATTAAATGAAGAAGTGTTAAGCAGTATTTTCAAAGTGATCACCGATTTCCAAATGTCACTATCTACTCGCTGCCATCGGGGGTATGAAGATACGATTGCTCGAATTATCAGGGAACAGCTTGAAATTATTTTTTATCAAATGCTCCTTAAACAGCGTGCCAATGAAGATATGCAAGCATTAAAGCTTACAGCACTCATGTTGAGCTGGGGGATATACGGAGCTTCTGTGGAGTGGAAAAGAAGCGGTGAAAAAGTTGAACCGGAAACCTATATTAAATCAGTAATACCATATATCATGTCTGGAATTAGGCGCATGTGA
- a CDS encoding spermidine/putrescine ABC transporter substrate-binding protein produces MRELVQATAAIVIVCALLFFTVDRMQSSGSAGSKDTLTVYNWGEYIDPELIDKFEEETGIKVTYETFDSNEAMLTKVQQGGSAYDIAVPSEYTIESMKEDDLLIPIDHGLVPNLKNINADFMDLPFDPGNEYSIPYFWGTVGVVYNPNLIEDHLTFETWEDLWDPSLKRKVFLVDGSREVIGMGLNSIGESLNVKDEDLLREATDHLIELSPNIKAIIGDEITPLMINNEASVALTFSGQAADMMWENEELEFAVPQEGSNLWFDNMVIPKTSQNIEGAHKFINFMLDPENAAQNADYVGYSTPNEAAWELMDEEVINDERFYPSHDQRETLEVYENLGLEWLGKYNEYFLEFKMSLR; encoded by the coding sequence ATGAGAGAATTAGTACAAGCAACGGCTGCCATTGTCATTGTATGTGCCCTACTGTTTTTTACAGTTGACCGTATGCAATCATCTGGTTCTGCAGGAAGTAAAGATACTTTAACGGTTTATAACTGGGGGGAATATATCGACCCGGAATTAATCGATAAGTTTGAAGAAGAAACAGGAATTAAAGTAACATATGAAACATTTGATTCAAATGAAGCGATGTTGACGAAAGTACAGCAAGGCGGTTCTGCCTATGATATTGCGGTCCCTTCTGAATATACAATCGAATCGATGAAGGAAGATGACCTGCTCATTCCGATTGATCACGGTTTAGTGCCCAATCTGAAAAATATTAATGCAGACTTTATGGATCTGCCGTTCGATCCGGGCAATGAATACTCCATTCCTTATTTCTGGGGAACAGTTGGAGTTGTCTATAATCCGAATTTAATCGAAGACCATTTAACATTCGAAACTTGGGAAGACTTATGGGATCCTTCATTAAAACGAAAAGTATTTCTAGTTGATGGTTCACGTGAAGTAATTGGGATGGGACTGAACTCAATCGGCGAATCGCTTAATGTGAAAGATGAAGATTTATTGCGTGAAGCGACAGATCACTTAATTGAGCTTTCACCAAATATTAAAGCGATTATCGGCGATGAGATTACTCCGCTTATGATAAACAATGAAGCATCTGTAGCATTAACATTCTCCGGTCAGGCCGCAGATATGATGTGGGAAAATGAAGAATTGGAGTTTGCCGTACCGCAAGAAGGCTCCAACTTATGGTTTGATAATATGGTCATTCCAAAAACTTCACAAAATATTGAAGGTGCCCATAAATTTATCAACTTTATGCTTGATCCTGAAAATGCTGCGCAAAACGCGGACTATGTCGGCTATTCAACACCGAATGAAGCAGCATGGGAACTCATGGACGAGGAAGTTATTAACGACGAACGTTTCTATCCGTCACATGACCAACGTGAAACATTGGAAGTTTATGAAAACCTTGGCCTTGAATGGTTAGGTAAATATAACGAATACTTCCTTGAATTTAAGATGAGTTTGAGATAG
- a CDS encoding dithiol-disulfide isomerase: MKNNNMVCDLVTGVCGVAEENELELIDFNKQEKSVDLYYVTDPICSHCWAIEPVIGRFVKQYGKHFNFHTVMGGLLEKWHDGPIDPANGIYKPADVAGHWREVGQYSRMPIDGSLMVDNPVQSSYPPSHVFKILQKNYNEKIASEYLRRAREALFVFNENISERSVLVELVNQVGLDGEIIVSEAEQPIGQQLLNEDFDLVKTLGVRGFPTIIIVNKENKGVKIVGGQPLQAYIDGLKQVIITEELRPAEQPSLPAFLETEKLIFSKEIEVMYDLDKSDVHSFIEQQLSADQYELKEILGETYLVAANK, from the coding sequence TTGAAAAATAATAATATGGTTTGTGATTTAGTAACTGGGGTTTGTGGTGTGGCTGAGGAAAATGAATTGGAACTAATTGATTTTAACAAACAGGAAAAATCAGTGGACCTTTATTATGTAACAGATCCTATTTGCTCGCATTGCTGGGCAATTGAACCTGTAATCGGACGTTTTGTAAAACAGTATGGAAAGCATTTCAACTTCCATACAGTAATGGGGGGCTTGCTGGAAAAATGGCATGATGGACCTATTGATCCTGCAAACGGAATATATAAGCCAGCTGACGTTGCAGGGCATTGGCGTGAAGTAGGGCAGTATTCAAGAATGCCGATTGATGGATCTTTAATGGTAGACAATCCTGTTCAATCATCCTATCCGCCATCTCATGTTTTTAAAATACTTCAAAAAAATTATAACGAGAAAATCGCATCTGAATATTTGCGTCGTGCAAGAGAAGCACTTTTTGTATTTAACGAGAATATTTCTGAAAGGTCCGTTTTAGTGGAGCTTGTCAATCAGGTTGGCCTTGATGGCGAAATAATTGTAAGTGAAGCAGAGCAACCGATCGGACAACAGTTATTAAATGAAGATTTTGATCTTGTTAAAACACTCGGTGTTAGAGGATTCCCAACGATCATCATAGTGAATAAGGAAAATAAAGGAGTCAAAATTGTTGGTGGTCAGCCATTACAGGCGTATATTGACGGATTAAAACAAGTTATTATTACAGAAGAACTTCGACCAGCAGAACAGCCATCCTTACCAGCGTTTCTAGAAACTGAAAAACTGATATTTTCTAAAGAAATTGAAGTGATGTACGATTTAGATAAATCGGATGTTCATTCTTTTATTGAACAGCAGCTTTCCGCAGATCAATACGAGTTAAAAGAAATTCTTGGCGAAACTTATTTAGTTGCAGCGAATAAATAA
- a CDS encoding DNA mismatch repair protein MutT, with translation MNYKFWTVVMIQKEDRVLLLNRQHDHFKGYIPPGGKVDFPEGFAEGAIREVKEETGLDVQSLVFKGISHYTNPELHDHFIIYNYWTDHFTGEVLGSCNEGELEWVKISEARNYPMQEDIQVRFDLFFEPGTFEIHTMWDERNNQIDKRIIHKL, from the coding sequence ATGAATTATAAATTTTGGACTGTTGTAATGATACAAAAAGAGGATCGTGTGTTATTGCTCAACCGCCAGCATGATCATTTCAAAGGCTATATTCCACCAGGTGGTAAAGTGGACTTTCCTGAAGGCTTTGCTGAAGGGGCAATCCGGGAAGTAAAAGAAGAGACAGGACTGGATGTACAGTCTTTAGTATTTAAAGGAATCTCCCATTATACAAATCCGGAACTGCACGATCATTTTATTATTTATAACTATTGGACGGATCATTTTACGGGCGAAGTTTTAGGCTCCTGCAATGAAGGGGAGCTGGAGTGGGTAAAAATAAGCGAAGCCAGGAATTACCCGATGCAGGAAGACATTCAAGTGCGCTTCGATTTATTCTTTGAGCCAGGGACATTTGAAATTCATACAATGTGGGATGAACGAAACAACCAAATCGATAAGCGAATCATACATAAGCTATAA
- a CDS encoding 2,3,4,5-tetrahydropyridine-2,6-dicarboxylate N-acetyltransferase encodes MEKLNAQQIIDFISEAKKVTPVKVYVKGIGVADLSFGTESKVFGEGNNAVVFGEWSEIEASLKKYADLIEDYVVESDRRHSGVPLLDTKKVNARIEPGAIIRDQVTIGDNAVIMMGAIINIGAEIGAKSMIDMGAVLGGRATVGENCHIGAGTVLAGVVEPPSALPVVVEDDVVIGANAVVLEGVRIGKGAVVAAGAIVIKDVEPYTVVAGVPARQIKVLDEKTKSKTEIIDSLRNL; translated from the coding sequence ATGGAAAAATTAAATGCACAGCAAATTATTGATTTTATTTCAGAAGCGAAAAAGGTTACACCAGTAAAAGTTTATGTAAAGGGAATTGGTGTTGCGGATTTATCATTTGGTACCGAAAGCAAAGTGTTTGGTGAAGGTAATAATGCGGTAGTGTTTGGCGAATGGTCGGAAATTGAAGCATCGTTGAAAAAATATGCAGATCTTATTGAAGACTATGTAGTAGAAAGTGATCGCCGTCATTCAGGTGTACCGCTCTTGGATACAAAAAAAGTAAATGCGCGAATCGAACCAGGTGCGATTATCCGTGATCAAGTTACAATCGGTGACAATGCAGTCATTATGATGGGTGCCATTATTAATATTGGTGCTGAAATTGGTGCAAAATCAATGATTGATATGGGCGCGGTATTAGGTGGTCGTGCAACAGTAGGAGAAAATTGCCATATTGGTGCGGGAACGGTTCTAGCAGGCGTAGTTGAGCCACCGAGTGCGTTGCCGGTTGTTGTGGAAGATGATGTTGTCATCGGTGCAAATGCTGTTGTATTGGAAGGTGTTCGCATCGGTAAAGGCGCGGTAGTAGCGGCCGGAGCAATCGTTATTAAAGATGTTGAGCCATATACAGTCGTTGCAGGCGTACCAGCTCGTCAAATTAAAGTATTGGATGAAAAAACAAAGTCGAAAACAGAAATTATCGATTCACTGCGTAATCTATAA
- a CDS encoding N-acetyldiaminopimelate deacetylase: MRHLIEVRRDLHKIPEVGFNEFKTQSYLLQFISNLDQQHLQITTWKTGIVVLIKGTNPSKLIGWRTDIDALPVQEETGLPFESEVDGFMHACGHDCHMAIALGLVETFSKQPPVHNVVVYFQPAEEGPGGAEPMLEWLKEEQPHLVADEIYALHIAPEYPVGTIATRPGLLFANTSELFIDLKGIGGHAAYPHKTRDMTIAAANLVMQLQTIISRNVDPLDSAVITIGKMTSGTVQNVIAENARLEGTIRTLNAQAMAEVKRRIEAICKGIEAAFECAIAIDYGSMYYEVNNNANCANALLEFAEQFDGTTAYECPAAMTGEDFGYFIKDLPGAMFWTGANSNYGLHHAKMAPDESLIPLNYRFVEQFIRQLV; this comes from the coding sequence ATGAGGCATCTTATTGAAGTAAGACGAGACCTACATAAAATTCCTGAAGTAGGCTTTAATGAATTTAAAACACAAAGCTATTTACTCCAATTCATATCAAATCTAGATCAGCAGCATTTGCAAATAACGACTTGGAAAACAGGTATTGTTGTATTGATAAAAGGCACGAATCCGTCAAAGCTGATCGGTTGGCGTACAGATATAGATGCGCTTCCTGTACAAGAAGAGACGGGACTCCCGTTTGAATCGGAAGTTGACGGATTTATGCATGCATGTGGTCATGATTGTCATATGGCCATTGCGCTTGGCCTTGTTGAGACGTTTTCAAAACAGCCGCCTGTTCACAATGTCGTTGTCTACTTTCAGCCAGCCGAAGAAGGTCCGGGTGGAGCAGAGCCGATGCTGGAATGGCTAAAAGAAGAACAGCCGCATCTTGTTGCAGATGAGATTTATGCATTGCATATTGCCCCGGAATATCCGGTAGGTACGATCGCAACGAGACCAGGACTGCTGTTCGCCAATACTTCTGAGCTGTTTATTGACTTGAAAGGGATTGGCGGACATGCAGCCTATCCACATAAAACGAGAGATATGACTATTGCAGCAGCCAATTTAGTTATGCAGCTGCAAACAATTATTAGCCGGAATGTTGATCCATTGGATAGTGCAGTCATTACAATCGGGAAAATGACTTCCGGTACGGTTCAAAATGTCATCGCGGAAAATGCGCGTCTTGAAGGAACCATTCGGACGTTGAATGCACAGGCGATGGCAGAGGTAAAACGACGTATTGAAGCAATTTGCAAGGGCATTGAAGCCGCATTTGAATGCGCTATCGCTATCGATTACGGCTCGATGTATTATGAGGTAAATAATAATGCAAATTGTGCCAATGCGCTGCTGGAGTTTGCTGAACAGTTTGACGGGACTACCGCTTATGAATGTCCTGCTGCAATGACAGGGGAAGACTTTGGCTATTTCATTAAGGACTTGCCAGGCGCTATGTTCTGGACAGGAGCCAATTCCAACTACGGCCTCCACCATGCAAAAATGGCACCGGATGAGTCGCTCATTCCTCTTAATTACCGCTTCGTCGAACAATTTATCCGCCAACTTGTTTAA
- a CDS encoding multidrug transporter has product MTEKSNKLALYLLMFNMFITMGGIGIIVPVMPSYLQVFGVGGQVLGFLVAGFALAQFLFSPIAGDLSDRHGRKMFIICGLIVYGSAQILFGLASEVWILFLARFLSGTGAAFIMAPIMAFVADITTYEERGKGMGMIGAAMSLGFMVGPGIGGFLAEVNLTFPFYLAGVVAYIAAILSAIYLPNIKNVREVIAPREKLARQLAKSVKTSYFVFLIIVFTFSFGISNFQATLTLYLDHKFGYSPSEIAIILTVGGFAGVVLQMFVVNKLFKRFGEMKVILVNLLLAAAMMLLVIYISGFFIILVVATLFSIATTFIRPAVNTLISKLAGNEQGFAAGMNNAYMSLGNMFGPALAGVLFDWNPDSPYILGTCVLVGCFMLAYSWTVKKAPHLMKAAS; this is encoded by the coding sequence ATGACAGAAAAATCCAATAAGTTAGCGCTTTATTTATTAATGTTTAATATGTTCATTACAATGGGCGGTATCGGGATTATTGTTCCTGTTATGCCTTCCTATTTACAAGTATTTGGTGTCGGTGGGCAGGTGCTGGGCTTCTTAGTTGCAGGCTTCGCACTCGCACAGTTCTTATTTTCTCCGATTGCAGGAGACTTATCGGACCGTCACGGACGAAAAATGTTTATTATTTGCGGGCTAATTGTCTATGGTTCTGCACAAATATTATTCGGTCTCGCTTCGGAAGTATGGATATTGTTTTTAGCGAGATTTTTAAGCGGAACAGGTGCGGCATTTATTATGGCTCCGATAATGGCATTTGTAGCTGATATTACGACATATGAAGAACGTGGAAAAGGGATGGGCATGATCGGTGCTGCGATGTCTTTAGGCTTTATGGTCGGTCCGGGTATCGGCGGATTTCTAGCTGAAGTCAACCTGACGTTTCCTTTCTATTTAGCGGGGGTTGTAGCATATATTGCAGCCATTTTATCTGCCATTTACTTACCTAATATAAAAAATGTTCGTGAGGTTATCGCACCAAGGGAAAAATTAGCAAGGCAATTGGCCAAGTCCGTGAAGACATCTTATTTTGTCTTTTTAATCATCGTCTTTACATTCAGTTTTGGTATTTCCAATTTCCAAGCAACTTTAACACTTTATTTAGACCATAAATTCGGTTATTCTCCATCAGAAATCGCCATAATTTTAACAGTCGGAGGGTTTGCGGGTGTAGTGCTGCAAATGTTTGTCGTGAACAAATTGTTTAAACGCTTCGGGGAAATGAAGGTTATTTTAGTCAACTTATTGTTGGCGGCCGCAATGATGCTGCTCGTTATTTACATTAGTGGCTTCTTCATCATTTTAGTTGTCGCTACACTGTTCTCGATTGCCACAACATTTATACGTCCTGCAGTAAATACACTCATTTCTAAGCTTGCTGGTAATGAACAAGGCTTTGCTGCCGGTATGAACAATGCTTATATGAGTCTTGGCAATATGTTCGGTCCAGCACTTGCCGGTGTACTATTTGACTGGAATCCTGATTCGCCATACATTTTAGGTACTTGTGTACTTGTCGGCTGTTTCATGCTTGCCTATTCATGGACAGTCAAAAAAGCACCCCATTTAATGAAAGCTGCTTCTTAA